A DNA window from Bradyrhizobium barranii subsp. barranii contains the following coding sequences:
- a CDS encoding aa3-type cytochrome c oxidase subunit IV, translating to MADHSEVAYTTADGNDYVAHEQTYEGFIKLVKYGTASVALIVILMAIFLT from the coding sequence ATGGCTGACCATAGCGAAGTGGCGTACACCACCGCCGACGGCAACGACTACGTTGCCCACGAGCAGACCTATGAGGGCTTCATCAAGCTGGTGAAGTACGGCACGGCCTCGGTCGCGCTCATCGTGATCCTGATGGCGATCTTCCTGACCTGA
- a CDS encoding Re/Si-specific NAD(P)(+) transhydrogenase subunit alpha yields the protein MKIAVAKEIDPSEPRVAASPDTVKKFKALGAEIAVEPGAGLKSGLPDSEFTAVGATVSADALKDADIIIKVKRPEASELAQYKRGALVIAIMDPYGNEAALQTIADSGVSAFAMELMPRITRAQVMDVLSSQANLAGYRAVIEGAEAFGRAFPMMMTAAGTVPAAKVFVMGVGVAGLQAIATARRLGAIVTATDVRPATKEQVESLGAKFLAVEDEEFKNAQTAGGYAKEMSKEYQAKQAALTAEHIKKQDIVITTALIPGRPAPKLVSADMVKSMKPGSVLVDLAVERGGNVEGARPGEVADVDGIKIVGYTNVAGRVAASASSLYARNLFNFIETMIDKGSKALAVNWDDELVKATALTKDGAVIHPNFQPKV from the coding sequence ATGAAGATCGCCGTTGCCAAGGAAATCGATCCGTCGGAGCCGCGTGTTGCCGCTTCGCCTGATACGGTGAAGAAGTTCAAGGCGTTGGGCGCCGAGATCGCCGTCGAGCCGGGCGCCGGCCTCAAATCAGGCCTGCCGGATTCCGAATTCACCGCCGTGGGCGCCACCGTCAGCGCCGATGCGCTGAAGGACGCCGACATCATCATCAAGGTGAAGCGTCCTGAAGCCTCCGAGCTCGCGCAGTACAAGCGTGGTGCGCTCGTCATCGCCATCATGGACCCCTACGGCAACGAGGCCGCGCTGCAGACGATCGCCGATTCCGGCGTCTCCGCCTTCGCGATGGAACTGATGCCGCGCATCACCCGTGCGCAGGTGATGGACGTGCTGTCGTCGCAGGCGAACCTTGCCGGCTACCGCGCCGTGATCGAGGGGGCCGAGGCCTTCGGCCGTGCCTTCCCGATGATGATGACCGCCGCCGGCACCGTGCCCGCCGCAAAGGTGTTCGTGATGGGCGTCGGCGTTGCCGGCCTCCAGGCGATCGCGACCGCGCGCCGTCTCGGCGCCATCGTCACCGCGACCGACGTGCGGCCCGCGACGAAAGAGCAGGTGGAATCGCTCGGCGCGAAGTTCCTCGCCGTCGAGGACGAGGAGTTCAAGAACGCGCAGACCGCCGGCGGCTACGCCAAGGAAATGTCCAAGGAATACCAGGCCAAGCAGGCCGCGCTCACCGCCGAGCACATCAAGAAGCAGGACATCGTGATCACGACCGCGCTGATTCCGGGCCGGCCTGCGCCGAAGCTCGTCTCGGCCGACATGGTCAAGTCGATGAAGCCGGGGTCGGTGCTGGTCGATCTCGCCGTCGAGCGCGGCGGCAATGTCGAGGGCGCAAGGCCGGGCGAGGTCGCCGACGTCGATGGCATCAAGATCGTCGGCTACACCAACGTCGCCGGTCGTGTCGCAGCCTCGGCCTCCAGCCTCTACGCGCGCAATTTGTTCAATTTCATCGAGACCATGATCGACAAGGGCAGCAAAGCCCTTGCCGTGAACTGGGACGACGAGCTCGTCAAGGCCACCGCCCTGACCAAGGACGGCGCGGTGATCCACCCGAACTTCCAGCCGAAGGTTTAA